CAGGAGAACTTCGGCGCGAACATGCTCGCGATCGTCGACGGCATCCCGCGCACCCTGTCGATCGACGGCTTCATCGCGCACTGGGTCGACCACCAGATCGACGTCATCGTGCGGCGCACGCAGTTCCGTCTTCGCAAGGCGGAGGAGCGCATGCACATCCTGCGCGGATACCTCAAGGCGCTCGACGCGCTCGATGAGGTCATCGCGCTCATCCGCCGCTCGCCGACCGTCGACGAAGCCCGCGACGGGCTCATGTCGTTGCTCCAGATCGACGACCTGCAGGCACGCGCCATCCTCGAGATGCAGTTGCGCCGCCTCGCGGCCCTCGAGCGCCAGAAGATCATCGATGAGGCCGACGCCCTCGCGACCGAGATCGCCGACTTCCAGGCGATCCTCGCGTCGCCCGAGCGCCAGCGCACGATCGTCTCCGAAGAGCTCGCCGAGATCGTCGCCAAGTACGGCGACGAGCGCCGCACGCACATCATGCCCGGCTACGACGGCGACATGTCGGTCGAAGACCTCATCCCCGAAGAGGAGATGGTCGTGACCGTCACTCGCGGCGGCTACGTCAAGCGCACGCGCAGCGACAACTACCGCTCGCAGCACCGCGGCGGCAAGGGCGTGAAGGGCGCGCAGCTGCGCGCCGACGACGTGGTCGAGCACTTCTTCGTCACCACGACGCACCACTGGCTCCTCTTCTTCACGAACAAGGGCCGCGTCTACCGTGCGAAGGCCTACGAGATCCAGGAGGGCGGCCGCGACGCCAAGGGCCAGCACCTCGCCAACCTCCTCGAGATGCAGCCCGACGAGCAGATCGCCGAGATCCTCGACATCCGCGACTACGCCGTCGCGCAGTACCTGGTACTCGCCACGCGCGACGGCCTCGTGAAGAAGACCGAGCTCACGGCCTACGACACGAACCGTTCGCGCGGCATCATCGCGATCAGCCTGCGTGAAGACGACGAACTCGTCTCGGCGATGCTCGCCGACGAACACGACGAGATCCTGCTCGTCTCGAAGAAGGGCATGTCGCTCCGCTTCGAGGCGACGGATGCCGCGCTCCGCCCGATGGGCCGGAGCACATCTGGCGTGAAGGGCATGAGCTTCCGCGGCGGAGACAGCCTGCTCGAGGCATCCGTCGTCGCCGGTTCGGATGGCGAATCCGAGGCGATCGAGTCCGCCGCCGGCGGCGAGGAGAGCAACGGCCAGAAGCTCAGCCCCTCCGACACCTACGTCTTCGTCGTCACCGAGGGCGGCTACGCCAAGAGCACCCGGGTCGAGGAGTACCGCAAGCAGCAACGCGGCGGCCTCGGCATCAAGGTCGCGAAGCTCAGTGAAGACCGCGGCGATCTTGCGGGCGCGCTCATCGCCTCTCGGAGCGACGAGGTGCTTGTGGTCCTTGCCAGCGGCAAGGTGGTACGCTCTGACGTCGCCGAGGTTCCAGCCAAGGGCCGGGACACGATGGGCGTCGTGTTCGCGAAGTTCGCTGAAGACGACCGCATCATCGCGATCGCGAAGAATTCCGAGCGCAACCTCGTGGAGGAGGCCGCCGAGACCGAGGCAGCCGAAACCGCGGAAGAGGAGTAATCGTCTATGAGTAGCGTCGCCGACAAGCTGGCCCGCAAGTCGAACCGGAAGACCCCTGCCAAGCAGGTGCGCCTCCGGCTCGTCTACATCGACTTCTGGTCGGCGGTGAAGCTCTCGTTCCTCGTCGCGGTCTGCCTCGCAGTGGTCAGCATCGTCGCGACGTTCCTCGTCCACACGGTGCTGAACTCGACGGGCATCTTCGAGCAGGTCAACTCGCTCGTGCAAGACGTCGCCGGGTCAAGTGGAGACCTCACGGCGGTGCTCTCTCTCGGCAACGTGATGGGCTTCGCGGTCGTCGCCTCGCTGCTCAACCTCGTGGTGATCACCGCGCTCGGAGCGATCCTCGCGGTGCTCTACAACCTGAGCGTCAAGATCACGGGTGGCATCCTCGTCGGGTTCACCAACAACTGATGAAGAGCGGCGAGGATTCGGAGAATCCCGCCGGGTCGGGTAGTCTTTCACTCGGCCAATTTCGGGGATATAGCTCAGGCGGTTAGAGCGCTTCGCTGATAACGAAGAGGTCCGAGGTTCAAGTCCTCGTATCCCCACTCAGATAATTCCAGAAAATAATTCTCGGATGCTCCGGCGTCCGGGTTCGGGGCCTTAGCTCAGTTGGTAGAGCGCCTGCTTTGCAAGCAGGATGTCAGGAGTTCGAATCTCCTAGGCTCCACAGTATTCATCAGCACGATAGGCACCGCGGTCGCCGCCAGTCGCGTGTCGTTCCTCCGCTAGGGACTCCCGTCGCTGCGCTGCTCCCCGCTAGACGCTGAACCAGCGGGCGACGAGTCCGCTGATGGCGTCGGCGTGCTCGGCGTATTCCGCTCCTGAAGCGAGGGTGATGACACCGCGGTCGGGAGCAGGCCAGACGATGAGGCCGGTGTCGTCGTCGAACGTGAAGCCGTCGGCGTCCACTCGCTTCACCCCGCGGTGCAGCACCACCCTCATGCGGCCGCGCGGATCCACCCCGAGCGTGACGCGATCGACGCCGTCGATTGCATAGTTCGGCGCCTTCCACTTCACGTTCTCGACCGCGTCCGCGGGCGCGATCTCGAGGATCCGCTCGCGCATCTGGGCCAGCTCCGAGGCGAGCGGATGCTCCAGACCGACGAGGAACTCGTCGACCTCGGTCGAGCGAACGGCGCCGTTCGTCCTATCGGTCACGCGGGCTCCTTGCGGCATCGGATGTCACGACCCTAGCGCCGACCGGCGCCGCTGCGCCATGCTCCCGCTACAGTGACGGGATGGACATCCGCATCGCCGCCTATGGAGTGATCATTCGTGACGAGCAGATCCTACTCTCGCACTGGAACGAGCACGGCCGGTCCGGATGGACGCTGCCGGGCGGCGGTGTGCAAGGGGCGGAGCACCCGATCGAGGCGGTGAAGCGCGAGATCCTCGAGGAGACCGGCTACGAGGCATCCGTCGATCGATTGCTCGGAATCGACACGATGGTCGTGCCCGCGTCGAAGCGACACACCGGTGCGTCGCCGCTCTATGCCATGCGGGTGGTCTACCGGGCGGAAGTCATCAGCGGCGAGCTTCGAAACGAGATCGGTGGCTCGAGCGACGAGGCGCGCTGGTTCGCGCTCGACGAGGTGCCTGGACTCCGGCGTGTGAGCCTGCTCGACATCGCGCTGCGACTGAACGCTGCAGAGCCCGCCGACGGAGTGCCGCCGGCCGCTCCGTAGCCGAGGCGGCATGGCCGAAGCCGGCCGCCGTTGTCGGGGTGTGCTGACGAAGGCACGCTGCGCGGCCGCGACGCCGACGCTCCGACCCGACAGGCCGAACCATCCGCGACGCAGCCGCGCAGTGTGCATGACGATCCCCCGCGGCCGGCGCCGTCGCGGCGGGCGACGACGTCGACCAGCGGGGGAATCGTGGTGTTGGCGCGCATGGCGTCAGATGAGCGGACGCGCGAGAAGCACGGCCCGGATGAACTCGTCGTCACGAAGCCGGTTCGCGACCTGCTCGTTGTGACGGCGCTCGTACATGGCGACGTGGGTGCGGTGCTCGTCATGACGTCGACCCCACGCGATCAACGCGAGACCGGCGCGCACGGCGATGCGCTCGCGCAGCTGGCGTGCCTGGACACGGATCACTATTGCCTGCTCCGATCGGGGCGGACTTGCGGTGAGAGAACTGGTATTCACTTCGTTTCCTTCTGGTGTGGGTGGTGGATGGTGCTGAATGCGCGTCGAGGCACAGGGGCCAGGCATGGCGCGGTGGTGGGCAGAGTGGGCGTTCGGATCGCGAGGCGCGCCGAATCGCAGCGCGCTGGGCGTCAGTCGCCGGGACGGGATGGCCGGGAAGCCGTGCGCGGCATCCGATTCACCGAAGTCGTTGCGGTGGCGACGCGATCGGTCGACGGATGCTGCGGCACGCGCCGCGGGTCACGCCCGAGGGGCGGAGGTGGCGATCACGCGCAAGGAGGCGTGTCGCCGGGGCTGAATCAGCCGGCCCGATACGTGAGGAGGACTCCCGTGTGGGCGGCAGAGGATGCTGGGACGAAGATGTGCTTCATCATTGGGATCAACTCCTCTCAGGGCTTCGGTCGTTCGTTACCGAATGCGACACTATCGGTGTTCTCACGTGGAGTGCAAGGTCGATTCTCAGATTCGTCGAGAATCGGGATCCAACGCGTTAACTGGTGAACGACCCCGCCTGTGGAGAGGCGAGGCCGTTCGTGAACCTACGGTACTCAGATGTCGGTTGCAGCACCAGTTGAGGGCTCGTCGTCGGCCACCCAGAGCTCGTCATCGGCCCGGAAGGTCTGCCAGACGGCATACGCGATTCCGGCGGCCGCGATGATGCCGGCGCCGATGGCGAGATAGGTGCCCGCTCCGGGGCCCTTCTTCTGGGGAACGAGCGAACGAGGCGCGATACGGGCCACGGCCCGGCGCACTCGGGCGTCGTTGGCGACGTCACCGATCGACATCACGGCGCCGAGAGCGTTGCCGATCGCGGGAACGACCTTGCGCTCGACGGCCTCGCCGGTGCTGCGCGCGACGTGGCGTGCCTGGTCGACTCCCGGACGAACATAACTCTCGTACCCCGTGCGCACACGCGGAACGACTTCTTCGCGTGTGATGTGGCCCAGTTGGCGGCTCGCCTCGCGAGCGACGGCGTTGGCGTGCTCGAGCACGTGCTGCTGGTCCCCCCAGAGTTCCTCCGCACTGCTCTGCAGCCGCTTGAGTTCCTTCCGGCGCTTGCGTGACAGGCTCATCTCGACCTCCATCGTTGTGCAGCGAACTCCTCCATCTTGCCACCGAAACGGCTGTACGCGAGGTGGGAGTGCGAATACCGCATGCCGGTTGACGAATCCGTGCGTGACAGAATAAGGGCATGCCCATTCCCACCGCTGTCGCGACCCTCAATACCAACCATGGCCCGATCAAGGTCGACCTCTACAGCCACCAGGCACCGAAGACGGTCAAGAACTTCGTCGGCCTCGCGATCGGCGAGATCGAGTGGACCCACCCCGCCACCGGCGAGAAGACCACCGACCCGCTGTACCGCGACGTCGTCTTCCACCGCATCATCCCCGGTTTCATGATCCAGGGCGGCGACCCGCTGGGCCAGGGCGTGGGCGGACCGGGCTACCAGTTCGACGACGAGATCAACGGCGAGCTCGACTTCACGGAGCCCTACGTGCTCGCGATGGCGAACGCCGGCCTCCAGGGCGGCCGCGGCACCAACGGCTCGCAGTTCTTCATCACCGTCGGCCCCACCACGTGGCTGCAGGGCAAGCACACCATCTTCGGCAAGGTGACGGATGCCGCCAGCCAGGCCGTGGTCGACAAGCTCGCCTCCGTGGCCACCGACGGCCGCGACCGGCCGCTCGAAGACGTCGTGCTCGAGAGCGTCACCATCGAGCAGGCCTGACACGGCAGTGAGTGAGGCCGGGCCCGAGCGTGCGAACACCTGCTACCGGCATCCGGATCGGCAGAGCTTTGTGCTGTGCCAGCGATGCGGGCGCACGATCTGCCACGAGTGCCAGACACCGGCACCGGTCGGAGTGATCTGCCCCGAGTGCATGCGTGAGCAGCGCGCCTCGGTGCCGCGCACGAAGCCGGTCGCGCTCACACGCTTTCGCTCTGTCGCCCGCGGCGGCGGGCCCATCGTCACGTACTCGATCATCGCCGTCACGTTCGCGGTCTTCCTCCTGCAGCTGGTTCCCGGCCTCGGCGTCACGAGCGAGCTGCTGTACGCGGGAGGCTACTCGGCCCCGGGCAGCTTCGAGCCGTGGCGCATGCTCACGACGATGCTGGTGCACTCCACCGGCCTCATCTTCCACGTGCTGCTCAACATGTACACGCTGTGGATCTTCGGCCAGTTGCTCGAGGGCATGCTCGGCCGCTCGCGATTCCTTGCGCTCTACCTGATCGCGGGCCTCGGCGGCTCGATCGGCGTGCTCTGGCTCAGCAGTCCGTTCGTGCCCGTCGTCGGGGCATCCGGCGCCATCTTCGGGCTCATGGGCGCATTCCTCGTGATCCAACGGCGGCTCGGAGGGCAGACGACCCAGCTTTTGGTGCTGCTCGGCATCAACCTCGTGATCGGATTCCTGCCCGGGCTGAACATCGCGTGGCAGGCGCACCTGGGCGGCTTCCTCGTCGGCGCGATCGTCGGCTGGATCTACATCGAGACGCGGAAGCGATCGCAACAGGCGCTGCAGGTGTGGCTGCTCGCCGCGCTCGTAGTGGTGCTCCTGCTGCTCAGCCTGCGGTACTTCATGCTGCCGATCGGCTACCTGCTGAGTTATCCACAGCTCTCTCCACAGCTGGGGAGAGTTACACGCATGTAGTTGTGGCCAGTTCGGGGGCCAATGGGTCTCCGGCCTGATCGTGAGCCTGTGGATAACTCGGTGGAAGGCACGGGGGAATGGACGAAAGAGGGCGGATGCCGCAGCACCCGCCCTCTTCGTCGTATGAGCTGGTCAGCGCCAGCGAGTGGTCATGAGGAAGCCGATGAAGGCGATGCCGAAGCCGACGAGGATGTTCCACGAGTTCAGGTCGGGGATGGGGAGCCGACCCTGGCTCACGTAGAAGACGATGATCCAGGCGAGCCCGAGCAGCATGAAGCCGAACATGACGGGCTTGAACCACACCGGGTTCGGCGCCTCTTCGCCGCTTGCCGGTTCTGCGCGCGCGGGCTTCGATGATTTCGTACGTGCCATGAGGGAGATTCTATCCGAGTGAACCGGCCCCACACAGCCGGGCTCTTCAGCGTGCGAGCTAGAATCGCGAGTATGTCCGATTCGGAGCCCGGGATGAGCGACGATCGGCGTGCCAGACGTCATGAGCGTCGCCGTCGCCCGGTGAGCATCGTCGGCATCCTCGGCGAGTTGCTCCTCACGGCCGGTGTGCTGATCCTG
The Agromyces albus DNA segment above includes these coding regions:
- a CDS encoding DUF1801 domain-containing protein, whose product is MTDRTNGAVRSTEVDEFLVGLEHPLASELAQMRERILEIAPADAVENVKWKAPNYAIDGVDRVTLGVDPRGRMRVVLHRGVKRVDADGFTFDDDTGLIVWPAPDRGVITLASGAEYAEHADAISGLVARWFSV
- a CDS encoding rhomboid family intramembrane serine protease, giving the protein MREQRASVPRTKPVALTRFRSVARGGGPIVTYSIIAVTFAVFLLQLVPGLGVTSELLYAGGYSAPGSFEPWRMLTTMLVHSTGLIFHVLLNMYTLWIFGQLLEGMLGRSRFLALYLIAGLGGSIGVLWLSSPFVPVVGASGAIFGLMGAFLVIQRRLGGQTTQLLVLLGINLVIGFLPGLNIAWQAHLGGFLVGAIVGWIYIETRKRSQQALQVWLLAALVVVLLLLSLRYFMLPIGYLLSYPQLSPQLGRVTRM
- the gyrA gene encoding DNA gyrase subunit A, whose product is MQRSYLDYAMSVIVGRALPEVRDGLKPVHRRVLYAMYDGGYRPDKSFSKCARVVGDVMGQYHPHGDTAIYDALVRLVQPWSMRYPLALGQGNFGSPGNDGAAAPRYTETKMAPLALEMVRDIDEDTVDFQDNYDGHTQEPAILPARFPNLLVNGSVGIAVGMATNIPPHNLREVASGAQWYLENPEATREELQEALIQRIKGPDFPTGAQILGVKGINDAYRTGRGSITMRAVVSVEELQGRTCLVVTELPYQVNPDNLAIKIADLVKDGKMSGIADIRDETSGRTGQRLVIVLKRDAVAKVVLNNLYKHTQLQENFGANMLAIVDGIPRTLSIDGFIAHWVDHQIDVIVRRTQFRLRKAEERMHILRGYLKALDALDEVIALIRRSPTVDEARDGLMSLLQIDDLQARAILEMQLRRLAALERQKIIDEADALATEIADFQAILASPERQRTIVSEELAEIVAKYGDERRTHIMPGYDGDMSVEDLIPEEEMVVTVTRGGYVKRTRSDNYRSQHRGGKGVKGAQLRADDVVEHFFVTTTHHWLLFFTNKGRVYRAKAYEIQEGGRDAKGQHLANLLEMQPDEQIAEILDIRDYAVAQYLVLATRDGLVKKTELTAYDTNRSRGIIAISLREDDELVSAMLADEHDEILLVSKKGMSLRFEATDAALRPMGRSTSGVKGMSFRGGDSLLEASVVAGSDGESEAIESAAGGEESNGQKLSPSDTYVFVVTEGGYAKSTRVEEYRKQQRGGLGIKVAKLSEDRGDLAGALIASRSDEVLVVLASGKVVRSDVAEVPAKGRDTMGVVFAKFAEDDRIIAIAKNSERNLVEEAAETEAAETAEEE
- a CDS encoding DUF3566 domain-containing protein, which encodes MSSVADKLARKSNRKTPAKQVRLRLVYIDFWSAVKLSFLVAVCLAVVSIVATFLVHTVLNSTGIFEQVNSLVQDVAGSSGDLTAVLSLGNVMGFAVVASLLNLVVITALGAILAVLYNLSVKITGGILVGFTNN
- a CDS encoding peptidylprolyl isomerase, giving the protein MPIPTAVATLNTNHGPIKVDLYSHQAPKTVKNFVGLAIGEIEWTHPATGEKTTDPLYRDVVFHRIIPGFMIQGGDPLGQGVGGPGYQFDDEINGELDFTEPYVLAMANAGLQGGRGTNGSQFFITVGPTTWLQGKHTIFGKVTDAASQAVVDKLASVATDGRDRPLEDVVLESVTIEQA
- a CDS encoding NUDIX hydrolase is translated as MDIRIAAYGVIIRDEQILLSHWNEHGRSGWTLPGGGVQGAEHPIEAVKREILEETGYEASVDRLLGIDTMVVPASKRHTGASPLYAMRVVYRAEVISGELRNEIGGSSDEARWFALDEVPGLRRVSLLDIALRLNAAEPADGVPPAAP
- a CDS encoding cell division protein CrgA, yielding MARTKSSKPARAEPASGEEAPNPVWFKPVMFGFMLLGLAWIIVFYVSQGRLPIPDLNSWNILVGFGIAFIGFLMTTRWR